The following are encoded together in the Bradyrhizobium quebecense genome:
- a CDS encoding type II toxin-antitoxin system VapC family toxin — MIIDTSAMVAILYREPEAEAFARLIHDADACRISVANHVGLSMVIENQLGPEGMRQAEAFFRRAGITVEPVTVEHGELARQAFLDFGKGRHRAGLNYDDYFSYALAKATGEPLLFKGNDFSLTDIAAA; from the coding sequence ATGATCATCGACACCTCGGCCATGGTGGCGATCCTCTACCGCGAACCTGAAGCGGAAGCCTTCGCCCGTCTCATTCACGATGCCGACGCCTGCCGCATCAGCGTGGCGAACCATGTCGGGCTGTCGATGGTGATCGAGAACCAGCTCGGCCCGGAAGGAATGCGGCAGGCCGAGGCCTTCTTCCGCCGAGCCGGCATCACGGTCGAGCCGGTGACGGTCGAGCACGGCGAACTTGCCCGACAGGCCTTCCTCGATTTCGGGAAAGGGCGGCACAGAGCCGGCCTGAACTATGACGATTACTTTTCCTACGCTCTGGCGAAGGCCACCGGCGAGCCGCTCTTGTTCAAGGGCAATGATTTCAGCCTGACAGACATCGCGGCAGCATAG
- a CDS encoding TraH family protein — protein MAVDADLIQKCADPTLKPAIVEKFLHAAGAPDPLAVMVRSGDRIILLPPVKTPEEALELARSHIGRAVVRVGITQYPAGLGVKDPSEMSPDLFDACKNIRAGTALFGKVWRIVWKWYGNPTDDSVMSQMFDDAVEAWTRGQFEGTAVFTAPDPGGPKPPEPKREEASQPAAAAPSPSPQEPAPGDPHKSGIRIDLSGIGGRAP, from the coding sequence ATGGCCGTTGATGCCGATCTCATCCAGAAATGTGCCGATCCCACCCTAAAACCCGCCATCGTCGAGAAATTCTTGCATGCCGCGGGAGCGCCCGATCCGCTTGCCGTGATGGTGCGCAGCGGCGATCGCATCATCCTGCTGCCGCCGGTCAAAACCCCGGAGGAGGCGCTCGAACTCGCCCGCAGCCATATCGGTCGAGCCGTCGTGCGCGTCGGCATCACGCAGTATCCGGCCGGTCTCGGCGTGAAGGATCCGTCGGAGATGTCGCCGGATCTGTTCGACGCTTGCAAGAACATCCGCGCTGGCACGGCCCTCTTCGGCAAGGTCTGGCGGATCGTCTGGAAATGGTATGGCAATCCGACCGACGATAGCGTCATGTCACAGATGTTCGACGACGCGGTCGAGGCCTGGACGCGCGGGCAATTTGAGGGGACGGCGGTGTTTACCGCTCCCGATCCTGGCGGACCGAAGCCGCCGGAGCCGAAGCGGGAGGAGGCGTCTCAGCCGGCTGCGGCGGCACCATCACCGTCACCGCAGGAGCCGGCGCCCGGCGATCCCCACAAATCGGGCATCCGTATTGATCTGTCTGGCATCGGCGGGCGCGCTCCGTGA
- a CDS encoding nitrilase-related carbon-nitrogen hydrolase produces the protein MPLAMLFPALWAWSQDRAASVAMGYFLAASRGLRQGVASFFGASVWAGILLWGAASVCFVAVHAVLWSPRPGSQKAFCYLITAVLMAVPPFGIVGWAHPIRAAGVLFPGWGWWGLAATATGLLVMTTKAWPVAAIALADAWARLFGLPRVTVFNL, from the coding sequence TTGCCGCTCGCGATGCTGTTTCCAGCGCTCTGGGCGTGGTCGCAGGATCGTGCCGCGTCGGTGGCGATGGGATATTTCCTGGCGGCTTCGCGTGGCTTGCGCCAGGGCGTTGCGAGCTTCTTCGGTGCGTCGGTCTGGGCCGGCATTTTGCTGTGGGGCGCAGCGTCCGTCTGCTTCGTCGCGGTCCATGCCGTCCTATGGAGTCCCCGGCCGGGAAGCCAGAAGGCGTTCTGCTATCTGATCACGGCCGTGCTGATGGCGGTTCCGCCCTTCGGCATCGTCGGATGGGCGCATCCGATCAGGGCGGCCGGCGTGTTGTTTCCCGGATGGGGATGGTGGGGGCTTGCGGCGACCGCAACTGGCCTGCTCGTCATGACGACGAAGGCTTGGCCAGTGGCCGCCATTGCCCTGGCCGATGCTTGGGCCCGGCTGTTCGGTCTTCCCCGCGTCACCGTCTTCAACCTCTGA
- the traF gene encoding conjugative transfer signal peptidase TraF: protein MAAGGVAMIAIAGIAWLGGLRLNLTPSEPLGLWRIVPIDRQVVAGDLVFVCPPPGPVSVFGLERGYFRRGPCSGGAAPLIKTVGALSGARIDIGAVVMIDGVLLPRLRLSPVDGQGRPLPPWAGGVVPPGNFFLHSTFAGSYDSRYFGPVPEAGLLGLARPVLTFDP, encoded by the coding sequence ATGGCGGCCGGCGGCGTGGCGATGATTGCGATCGCCGGCATCGCCTGGCTCGGCGGCTTGCGCCTCAACCTGACGCCAAGCGAGCCGCTCGGGCTGTGGCGGATCGTGCCGATCGATCGGCAAGTCGTCGCCGGCGATCTCGTGTTCGTCTGTCCGCCGCCTGGGCCGGTTTCCGTCTTCGGCCTCGAGCGCGGATACTTTCGGCGGGGGCCATGCTCCGGCGGCGCCGCGCCGCTCATCAAGACTGTCGGTGCGCTCTCGGGTGCGCGCATCGACATCGGCGCCGTGGTCATGATCGACGGCGTGCTTCTGCCCCGATTGCGCCTCAGCCCCGTCGACGGTCAGGGACGACCGCTTCCGCCTTGGGCGGGGGGCGTCGTTCCGCCCGGCAATTTCTTCCTTCACTCCACTTTCGCAGGTTCCTATGACTCGAGGTATTTTGGGCCGGTTCCGGAGGCCGGTCTCCTCGGCCTGGCGCGGCCGGTCCTCACTTTCGATCCCTGA
- the traA gene encoding Ti-type conjugative transfer relaxase TraA, which produces MAITHFTPQLISRGSGRSAVLSAAYRHCARMEHQAEGRTVDYSTKRGLRHEEFLLPPDGPQWARELIADRSVAGAAEAFWNAIEAFEKRSDAQLAKEFIIALPVELTVDQNIALVREFVATQVLARGQVADWVFHDEPGNPHIHLMTTLRPLGDNGFGPKKVPVIGDDGAPLRNDFGKIVYRLWSGEKAEFLEQREGWLDLQNKHLALAGLEIRVDGRSYAERGIDLAPTTHIGVSTKAIDRKGKKAGWSPKLERIALHEERKADNRERMLRRPEIVLDLVTRELSVFTERDIARVVHRYVDDAGTFQHLMARILQNPDVLRLEGERIALETGIREPAKYTTRELIRLEAEMAHRAVWLAGRSSHGVREKVLAAAFERHDRLSEEQRVAIAHVAGEGRIAAVVGRAGAGKTTMMKAAREVWEAAGYRVVGGALAGKASEGLEKEAGIASRTLASWELAWSNGREQLDDKTIFVLDEAGMVSSRQMALFVEAVVKTGAKLVLVGDPDQLQPIEAGAAFRAIVARTGYAELKTIYRQRAQWMRDASLDLARGRVAEALQAYGANGKLEARKFKAQAVTALIEDWNRDYDPAKSILILAHLRRDVRALNNMARAKLIERGLVEDGQAFCTEDGQRKFSAGDQIVFLKNEGSLGVKNGMIARVIEARSGWFAAIIGEGERQRRVEVDQRFYANVDHGYATTIHKSQGATVDRVKVLATLSLDRHLAYVALTRHRENVALYYGAISFGKAGGLTKILSQSRAKETTLDYERGPSYRAALRFAEARGLHLMRVARTLVADKVRWTVRQSSRLADLGARLLALGARLGLGAARKQTIPNGTKEARPMVAGITTFAKSIDQVVEDKLAADPALKKQWEEISTRFRFVFADPEASFRKVDIDSMLKDKATAQSTLSKLAEKPDSFGALKGKTGLLASRADKQDRQRADLNVPALARDLERFLRLRSEAEHRYEAEERAARLKVAVDIPALSPSAKQTLERIRDAIDRNDLPSALEFALEDKMIEAELEGFARAVSERFGERALVGLSAKDADGKVFEAISGGTNAAQKEELKAAWPDLRTAQQLAAQQRTAEAQKEADILRQARRPGLSL; this is translated from the coding sequence TTGGCCATCACGCATTTCACGCCCCAGCTCATTTCGCGCGGTTCCGGCCGCAGCGCCGTGCTGTCGGCAGCGTACCGGCACTGCGCGCGCATGGAGCATCAGGCGGAGGGGCGGACCGTCGACTATTCCACCAAGCGGGGCCTGCGGCATGAGGAATTCCTGTTGCCGCCGGATGGCCCACAATGGGCGCGTGAGCTGATCGCCGACCGCTCGGTCGCCGGCGCCGCCGAGGCGTTCTGGAACGCAATCGAGGCTTTCGAGAAACGCTCCGATGCGCAGCTCGCGAAGGAATTCATCATCGCCCTGCCGGTCGAACTCACCGTCGACCAGAACATCGCCCTGGTGCGGGAGTTCGTCGCAACCCAGGTCCTCGCGCGCGGACAGGTCGCCGACTGGGTTTTCCATGACGAGCCCGGCAATCCGCACATCCATCTGATGACCACTCTTCGCCCTCTCGGCGACAACGGATTTGGGCCGAAGAAGGTGCCGGTCATCGGTGATGATGGCGCACCCCTGCGCAACGATTTCGGCAAGATCGTTTACCGGCTTTGGTCGGGAGAGAAGGCCGAGTTCCTCGAGCAACGCGAAGGCTGGCTCGACCTTCAGAACAAGCATCTGGCGCTCGCCGGCCTCGAGATCCGCGTCGATGGCCGCTCCTATGCCGAGCGCGGCATCGATCTTGCCCCGACGACGCATATCGGCGTGTCGACCAAGGCGATCGACCGGAAAGGAAAGAAGGCGGGCTGGTCCCCGAAGCTCGAGCGTATCGCGCTCCACGAAGAACGAAAGGCCGACAACCGTGAGCGGATGCTGCGGCGTCCTGAGATCGTGCTCGATCTCGTCACGCGCGAGCTGAGCGTCTTCACCGAGCGTGACATCGCCAGGGTGGTGCACCGCTATGTCGACGATGCCGGAACTTTCCAGCATCTGATGGCGCGTATCCTCCAGAACCCGGATGTGCTGCGGCTGGAGGGCGAGCGCATCGCGCTTGAGACCGGAATCCGCGAGCCCGCCAAATACACGACGCGCGAGCTCATCAGGCTCGAAGCCGAGATGGCGCATCGCGCCGTCTGGCTTGCCGGCCGATCCTCGCATGGCGTCCGGGAGAAAGTGCTGGCGGCGGCCTTCGAGCGTCATGACCGTCTGTCGGAAGAGCAGCGCGTCGCGATCGCGCATGTCGCCGGTGAGGGGCGGATCGCGGCTGTGGTCGGGCGCGCCGGCGCCGGCAAGACCACCATGATGAAGGCGGCGCGCGAAGTGTGGGAAGCGGCCGGCTATCGTGTGGTCGGCGGCGCGCTTGCCGGCAAGGCGTCCGAGGGATTGGAGAAGGAAGCAGGCATCGCCTCGCGCACGCTGGCCTCGTGGGAGCTTGCCTGGTCGAACGGGCGCGAGCAACTCGACGACAAGACCATCTTTGTCCTCGACGAGGCCGGCATGGTGTCGTCGCGGCAGATGGCGCTGTTCGTCGAAGCGGTTGTGAAGACCGGCGCTAAACTGGTGCTCGTCGGCGACCCCGATCAGCTTCAACCGATCGAGGCCGGTGCTGCGTTCCGCGCCATCGTGGCGCGCACCGGCTATGCCGAACTCAAAACCATCTATCGCCAGCGCGCGCAATGGATGCGCGATGCCTCGCTCGATCTCGCGCGGGGCCGCGTTGCCGAGGCGCTGCAGGCCTATGGCGCGAACGGCAAGCTGGAAGCGCGCAAGTTCAAGGCGCAAGCCGTCACGGCGCTGATCGAGGACTGGAACCGCGACTACGATCCGGCGAAATCCATCCTGATCCTCGCCCATCTCCGGCGCGATGTCCGCGCCCTCAACAACATGGCGCGGGCGAAGCTGATCGAGCGCGGCCTCGTCGAGGATGGTCAGGCGTTCTGCACTGAGGACGGCCAGCGCAAGTTCTCGGCCGGCGACCAGATCGTCTTCCTGAAGAACGAGGGGTCGCTCGGCGTCAAGAACGGCATGATCGCGCGTGTCATCGAGGCGCGGTCGGGCTGGTTCGCGGCGATAATCGGCGAGGGCGAACGCCAGCGCCGCGTCGAGGTCGACCAGCGCTTCTATGCGAACGTCGACCATGGTTATGCCACCACGATCCACAAGAGCCAGGGCGCGACCGTCGACCGGGTGAAGGTGCTCGCCACGCTCTCGCTCGACCGGCATCTTGCCTATGTCGCGCTGACCCGCCATCGCGAGAATGTCGCTCTCTATTACGGGGCGATTTCCTTCGGAAAGGCCGGCGGGCTCACCAAGATCCTGTCGCAGAGCCGGGCGAAAGAAACCACCCTCGATTATGAGCGCGGCCCTTCCTATCGCGCCGCGCTGCGCTTTGCCGAAGCGCGCGGTCTCCATCTCATGCGTGTCGCCCGCACCCTCGTCGCCGACAAGGTTCGTTGGACCGTCCGGCAGAGCTCGAGGCTCGCCGATCTCGGAGCGCGGCTCCTCGCGCTCGGCGCCCGGCTTGGCCTCGGCGCAGCTCGGAAACAGACGATTCCCAACGGCACAAAGGAGGCAAGGCCGATGGTCGCCGGCATCACCACATTCGCCAAATCGATCGACCAGGTTGTCGAGGACAAGCTCGCCGCCGATCCCGCCTTGAAGAAGCAATGGGAGGAGATCTCGACCCGCTTCCGCTTCGTCTTCGCCGATCCCGAAGCCTCGTTCCGCAAGGTCGATATCGACAGCATGCTGAAGGACAAGGCGACTGCGCAATCCACCCTGTCGAAACTCGCGGAGAAGCCCGACAGCTTCGGTGCGCTGAAGGGCAAAACCGGCCTTCTGGCCAGCCGTGCCGACAAGCAGGACAGGCAGCGGGCGGACCTCAACGTGCCGGCGCTCGCCCGTGATCTTGAGCGGTTCTTGCGGCTGCGCTCGGAGGCGGAACATCGTTACGAGGCGGAGGAGCGCGCCGCTCGGCTGAAGGTCGCTGTCGACATTCCGGCGCTGTCGCCGTCGGCGAAGCAGACACTCGAGCGCATCCGCGACGCCATCGATCGGAACGACCTGCCCTCTGCCCTGGAGTTCGCGCTCGAGGACAAGATGATCGAGGCGGAGCTGGAAGGTTTTGCGCGTGCCGTGTCCGAGCGGTTCGGCGAGCGCGCCCTCGTCGGCCTCTCGGCCAAGGATGCCGACGGCAAGGTTTTCGAGGCGATTTCCGGCGGGACGAACGCCGCGCAGAAGGAGGAGCTCAAAGCCGCCTGGCCCGATCTGAGAACCGCGCAGCAGCTCGCGGCTCAGCAGCGAACCGCGGAGGCGCAGAAAGAAGCCGACATCCTTCGGCAGGCGCGGCGTCCGGGGTTGTCGCTGTGA
- a CDS encoding IS1380 family transposase, with protein MTDDTILPFSFPAVHAKKVTAAFDGGRLTSNGGVMLLAMAERRLGLADNLARVFPDRRDPTRVVHSLVDMFRARMFAICCGYEDADDLDHLRSDPAFKLACGRLPDSGRDLCSQPTLSRLENAPRLRDVIRLTYTLVDAWMDSYPREPVSVTLDIDDTCDVVHGHQQLSLFNAHYDERCFLPIHVYDTEKSRPVAVVLRPGKTPGGVEVRAHLRRLIRHIRTRWHKTRITFRGDGHYARPEAMTWCENNGIDYIFGLSGTKPLARKVDEVADDIRTRRAIENLAVLRGYTETRHKAKSWDRERRTVARIEATMLGLDIRFVVTSLDVGSAEWIYDSLYCARGQAENLIKLHKTQLASDRTSCRSALANQVRLVLHTAAYWLMLTVRGAIPKVRELATAEFATLRLRLLKIAARVVETASRIRLAFAAACPEADLFRSLPGALLPLGP; from the coding sequence ATGACCGATGATACGATTCTGCCCTTCTCGTTTCCAGCCGTTCACGCCAAGAAAGTCACAGCTGCCTTCGATGGTGGACGCCTAACCTCGAATGGGGGCGTGATGCTTCTGGCGATGGCCGAGCGGCGTCTCGGTTTGGCCGACAATTTGGCCCGGGTGTTCCCGGATCGGCGCGATCCGACGCGGGTCGTGCACAGCCTTGTCGATATGTTCCGCGCGCGCATGTTCGCGATCTGCTGCGGCTACGAGGACGCCGACGACCTCGATCATCTGCGGTCCGATCCCGCATTCAAGCTGGCCTGCGGACGGCTGCCGGACAGCGGTCGCGATCTGTGTTCCCAACCGACGCTGTCGCGCCTGGAGAATGCTCCGCGTCTGCGCGACGTGATCCGACTGACCTACACTTTGGTCGACGCATGGATGGATAGCTACCCGCGCGAGCCGGTATCCGTCACGCTCGACATCGATGATACCTGCGATGTCGTCCACGGCCATCAGCAGCTCTCGCTGTTCAACGCTCATTATGACGAACGCTGCTTCCTGCCGATCCACGTCTACGACACGGAGAAGAGCCGGCCCGTGGCGGTCGTGCTGCGGCCCGGCAAGACGCCGGGCGGCGTCGAGGTGCGTGCCCATCTGCGCCGCCTGATACGGCATATCCGGACGCGGTGGCACAAGACGCGAATTACGTTCCGAGGCGACGGGCACTATGCTCGGCCGGAGGCGATGACGTGGTGCGAGAACAACGGCATCGACTACATCTTCGGTCTGTCCGGTACCAAGCCTCTCGCCAGAAAAGTCGACGAGGTCGCCGACGATATCCGCACCCGACGCGCCATCGAGAACCTAGCTGTTCTGCGCGGCTATACCGAGACGCGCCACAAGGCAAAGTCCTGGGATCGCGAACGGCGCACCGTCGCCCGTATTGAGGCGACGATGCTCGGCCTCGACATCCGCTTCGTCGTCACCAGCCTCGATGTCGGCTCGGCCGAGTGGATCTACGACAGCCTGTATTGCGCGCGCGGCCAAGCCGAAAATCTGATCAAGCTGCATAAGACGCAGCTCGCCTCCGATCGCACCAGTTGCCGTTCGGCGCTCGCCAACCAGGTCCGTCTCGTTCTCCACACCGCCGCTTATTGGTTGATGCTTACCGTGCGCGGCGCCATTCCCAAAGTCCGCGAATTGGCCACTGCCGAGTTCGCGACGCTGCGTCTTCGTCTCTTGAAAATCGCAGCCCGGGTCGTCGAAACCGCGAGCCGCATTCGCCTTGCGTTCGCCGCGGCATGCCCCGAAGCCGACCTCTTCCGCAGCTTGCCCGGCGCGCTGCTCCCGCTCGGCCCGTAA
- a CDS encoding IS5 family transposase, translated as MWTDITRAQFAREELRLPSDLTDAEWGVLERLLPVRAKRGRRPKWSYRDIVEAVLYLLRGGLPWRMLPPTLFPPMTTVQYYFYQWRDSGLWQSINHALLMLAREAIGREASPTAGVIDSQSVKTTESGGPRGYDAGKKIKGRKRHIVTDTQGLLVGAIVHAADVQDRDGAPDVLCSIRYRFPWLRHIFADGGYAGEKLKAVLVKIGRWTVEIIKRSDAAQGFEVLPRRWVVERTFAWLGRNRRLAKDFERTIESATAWLFLASVQLMTRRIAAIKTEMQF; from the coding sequence ATGTGGACTGATATCACCCGGGCACAGTTTGCCCGAGAGGAGCTGCGTTTGCCAAGCGACTTGACGGATGCGGAATGGGGCGTGCTGGAGAGGTTGCTTCCTGTGCGGGCCAAGCGCGGGCGGCGCCCGAAATGGAGCTATCGCGACATCGTCGAGGCAGTGCTCTATCTGCTGCGCGGCGGGTTGCCGTGGCGCATGCTGCCGCCCACTCTGTTTCCACCAATGACCACGGTGCAGTACTATTTCTACCAATGGCGCGACAGCGGATTGTGGCAATCGATCAACCACGCACTCCTGATGCTGGCGCGCGAGGCGATCGGCCGGGAGGCCTCGCCGACGGCCGGCGTGATCGACAGCCAATCGGTCAAGACCACGGAAAGTGGCGGCCCTCGCGGCTACGACGCGGGAAAGAAGATCAAGGGTCGAAAGCGGCACATCGTCACCGACACCCAAGGGCTCCTGGTCGGAGCGATCGTTCACGCTGCCGACGTCCAGGATCGCGATGGCGCGCCGGATGTCCTGTGCAGCATTCGCTACCGCTTCCCCTGGCTGCGCCATATTTTTGCCGATGGCGGCTATGCCGGCGAAAAGCTCAAGGCGGTGCTGGTAAAGATCGGCCGGTGGACTGTCGAGATCATCAAGCGCTCCGATGCCGCACAGGGCTTCGAGGTGCTTCCGCGCCGCTGGGTGGTCGAACGAACCTTCGCCTGGCTCGGCCGCAACCGCAGATTGGCCAAGGACTTCGAGCGAACCATCGAAAGCGCAACTGCCTGGCTCTTCCTCGCCTCTGTCCAACTCATGACAAGGCGCATCGCAGCGATAAAAACAGAAATGCAATTTTGA
- a CDS encoding class I SAM-dependent methyltransferase, with the protein MTQDVFEHIFRPDLAIQEIARTLKEGGAFISTVPILLKNRPSKRRAALVDGKIVHHAEPQYHGNPVSKDGALVTVDWGYDIVSYLQHHSNVSD; encoded by the coding sequence ATCACCCAGGACGTCTTCGAGCACATATTCCGACCTGACTTGGCAATCCAGGAAATCGCAAGGACGCTAAAAGAAGGAGGCGCCTTCATAAGTACTGTCCCGATCTTGCTGAAGAACAGGCCGTCAAAACGAAGGGCTGCGCTCGTCGATGGAAAGATCGTTCACCATGCCGAACCCCAGTATCACGGTAATCCCGTCTCGAAAGACGGAGCGCTCGTTACAGTAGATTGGGGCTACGACATTGTGTCTTACCTACAGCACCACTCAAATGTCTCTGACTAG
- a CDS encoding glycoside hydrolase family 108 protein, translating into MAIGRLPSCLAVTLKYEGGYSNDPNDRGNWTGKKRGVGVLKGTKYGIAAHAYPTLDIKNLTLADAESIYERDYWNPVRGESLPYGVDLATFDAGVMSGPRRGVRWLQAAVGAKQDGLAGSETIAKAIAANGKATILRICAKRRGFVQSLSSSNFFGRGWSRRIAEVEAKAVALWLTRGASKLTEEDRAEINNDSIAARNKAVAHTKSAKWTWSAGVALGGGDTILSRGPNWVVIGIVAVLMISAVVLWNKARHNKERALAYEAVGAR; encoded by the coding sequence ATGGCAATCGGACGTTTACCATCGTGTCTGGCCGTAACTCTCAAATATGAAGGTGGATACTCGAACGATCCAAATGATCGGGGGAATTGGACTGGCAAGAAGCGCGGTGTCGGAGTTTTGAAAGGAACGAAATACGGGATCGCCGCTCATGCATATCCGACTCTCGACATCAAAAACCTGACGCTTGCTGATGCAGAGTCAATTTATGAAAGAGACTATTGGAACCCAGTGCGCGGTGAGAGCCTCCCTTACGGTGTCGATCTTGCGACGTTTGACGCTGGCGTAATGTCCGGACCTCGGCGAGGCGTTCGCTGGTTGCAAGCGGCAGTCGGCGCGAAACAGGACGGCCTTGCCGGAAGCGAGACGATTGCGAAGGCGATCGCCGCGAACGGCAAAGCGACCATCCTGCGGATTTGCGCCAAACGGCGAGGTTTTGTGCAATCCCTTTCGTCGAGCAACTTTTTCGGGAGAGGCTGGTCGCGGCGCATTGCTGAGGTTGAAGCGAAAGCCGTTGCCCTGTGGCTGACGCGCGGGGCCAGCAAGCTAACGGAAGAAGACCGTGCGGAGATCAATAACGATAGCATCGCTGCACGAAACAAGGCTGTCGCCCACACGAAGAGCGCGAAGTGGACTTGGTCCGCCGGTGTGGCGCTTGGCGGCGGCGATACAATCCTAAGCCGCGGCCCCAACTGGGTCGTGATTGGGATCGTCGCTGTTCTCATGATCAGCGCGGTCGTGCTCTGGAACAAGGCCCGCCACAATAAGGAGCGAGCCTTGGCTTACGAGGCCGTGGGTGCTCGATGA
- the tnpC gene encoding IS66 family transposase translates to MLRTIRPKYACRSCEGAIVQAPAPARLVEGGMATTALIAHIAAAKYAWQSTLYRQTQILAGQGVVVDRQTLARWMGSAAWLVRGLYDLQLKTMHGFERLFCDETPMPVLDPGRGRTRICQFWAHATDDRAWKGPAPPAVAYVFAGGRGKKEIVAQLAGFEGVLQVDGYAAYASLAGDAKMSGQIQLAYCLVHARRNFVRVHKTTNSPFAAEVIERIAAVYAIEERIRGLDAGERRATRQAETKPLMEALRIRLIAVKDGISRRSTLIKAIDYMLERWQGLTAFLDDGRLEPDTNTVERSIRPIAIGKKNSLFSGDEGGGETWAILASLLNTAKLNGLDPEAYLIDVLDRMVSGATKTNQLHELLAWSWKAAREAEKRAVA, encoded by the coding sequence GTGCTCCGCACGATCCGTCCAAAATACGCCTGCCGCTCCTGTGAGGGCGCGATTGTCCAGGCCCCGGCACCGGCGCGGCTCGTCGAGGGCGGCATGGCGACGACGGCGCTGATCGCGCATATCGCCGCGGCCAAATATGCCTGGCAATCGACGCTCTACCGCCAGACGCAGATCCTGGCGGGTCAGGGTGTCGTCGTCGACCGTCAGACGCTGGCGCGCTGGATGGGGAGCGCGGCGTGGCTGGTCAGGGGCCTCTACGATCTGCAACTGAAGACTATGCACGGCTTCGAGCGGCTGTTCTGCGACGAGACGCCGATGCCAGTGCTCGATCCGGGACGCGGCCGCACGAGGATCTGCCAGTTCTGGGCGCACGCGACGGACGATCGGGCGTGGAAGGGGCCGGCGCCGCCGGCGGTCGCCTACGTGTTCGCAGGTGGTCGCGGCAAGAAGGAGATCGTGGCGCAGTTGGCCGGCTTCGAAGGCGTGCTGCAAGTCGACGGCTATGCCGCCTACGCCTCGCTGGCGGGCGATGCGAAGATGTCGGGCCAGATCCAGCTGGCGTATTGTCTCGTTCACGCGCGCCGCAACTTCGTGAGGGTGCACAAGACGACGAACTCACCCTTCGCCGCGGAGGTCATCGAGCGCATTGCGGCCGTCTACGCGATCGAGGAGAGGATCCGCGGTCTCGACGCCGGGGAACGCCGCGCGACGCGACAGGCCGAGACGAAGCCGCTGATGGAAGCGTTGAGGATCCGTCTGATCGCGGTGAAGGACGGGATCTCCCGCCGCTCGACGCTCATCAAGGCGATCGACTACATGCTCGAACGCTGGCAGGGCCTGACGGCGTTCCTGGATGACGGGCGGCTCGAGCCGGACACCAACACGGTCGAGCGATCGATCAGGCCCATTGCGATCGGAAAAAAGAACTCGTTGTTCAGTGGTGACGAAGGCGGGGGCGAGACTTGGGCGATACTCGCTTCGCTTCTTAACACAGCGAAATTGAATGGTCTCGACCCCGAGGCGTATCTCATCGACGTTCTCGATCGCATGGTGAGCGGCGCCACGAAGACCAACCAGCTGCACGAACTTCTGGCCTGGAGCTGGAAGGCCGCACGCGAAGCCGAAAAGCGGGCCGTGGCATGA